The following proteins are co-located in the Solanum pennellii chromosome 8, SPENNV200 genome:
- the LOC107027925 gene encoding uncharacterized protein LOC107027925, whose amino-acid sequence MREKSNGLRSMASPEKVGGGAHDKRGSAHDKHNHHKTVRNDYANNNHGGAGSSESAQDSKEDGNEAIPMVWPSKFVIGLTNKEKEEDFMAIKGSKLPQRPKKRAKTVQRTLNLISPGDWLCDLSLERYEVREKKVSKKRPRGLKAMGNMESDSE is encoded by the exons ATGAGAGAAAAGAGTAACGGGTTAAGATCAATGGCTTCCCCGGAAAAAGTGGGCGGTGGTGCGCACGATAAGCGAGGCAGTGCGCACGATAAGCACAACCACCACAAGACTGTCAGAAATGATTATGCTAACAACAACCACGGTGGCGCTGGATCGTCGGAAAGTGCGCAGGATAGCAAGGAAGACGGAAATGAAGCGATTCCGATGGTATGGCCATCTAAGTTTGTGATAGGTTTAACAAACAAGGAGAAAGAAGAGGATTTCATGGCTATCAAAGGCTCAAAGTTGCCTCAAAGACCCAAAAAAAGAGCCAAAACTGTTCAACGTACCCTCAAT CTGATAAGTCCTGGAGATTGGCTATGTGATTTATCGTTGGAGCGATAtgaagttagagagaaaaaagtATCCAAGAAG AGACCAAGAGGACTCAAAGCTATGGGAAACATGGAATCTGACTCTGAGTAA